A stretch of DNA from Pongo abelii isolate AG06213 chromosome 10, NHGRI_mPonAbe1-v2.0_pri, whole genome shotgun sequence:
CATACCCCACCCCACCTGCCTGCCCCTGCAAAAGGCCAGGAAAGGTAGCACTTTCTCAGAGACCTGAGGAAGCTACTAATGGGGACAGCAGGTGAGGAAGGAGGCAGTGGAACTGCAGCTGCTGGCAAAGGTTGCCCTAGTAACCGTGCGGGCTCCATTCAGGAAGCCAGCCCAACTCCAAGATGCAAAATGATCGCCTTCACGCAGCTACTGCAAGCACAAAGGAACCAGAGGAGCCCTGATATAGCTGGAAGAAAGGGAGGCACAGAGAGAGGTGGGGGCCCATGCTGTCAGTTACAACCTTCCACCTtccacagaagaaaaagaaggaaagagaatagCTCTTTGAATCTTCTGGCCTATGTGAACCGTAAAAACCACCCATTTAACATGAGTCCTTTGGTGAGAATAGAGGGAAACAGGCACCCCTCTGTTCACCAGCCTTCTGAAACAATATGTCAGGAGAAGGGGGAGAAACCTCAAACATTGCAACTTTATGGAGGCTCTAAGCTCTTcatactctctctctcctttattcAGACTGGTGACAAAGACCATTTGCTCCCAATttattggaaacttttttttttttttcacagcttGAGCTGCTTAGATGCAGCGAGCTCCCTCTCCCCAAATTGCCGTCAGACACTTGCTGAATGGGCCAGGCTCAATTATGCTCCCTCCACAGGTTCAGCTCACACTGTGACCCTGCATGGCTTCCTGCTATTCATATGTGTTACTTCCCCTTTGTGGTAATGGCTTGTGGCACTTAGCCAGAAAACATTATTAATTTCAGAAGTGGACTGACAAACAACAAACCCACAGTAAAACAAGAGGAAGTGCTGGGGAGGCCAGCTGTCGGCTTGAGCCAAGCAGTAGGAACTCAATGTATGCAGGTTCTAGGAGGAAAGAGATAATAATCCACAAAGAGGAAATGCACTAAAATTATCCACAgcccatatttttttaaaaaaacgaaagaaagaaaaagaaagagaaaagaaatcagagaaaagaaagggggGAAAAAGCACCCAGCTACTTGAGCTGCAGCTGGACAGGAAATTGCTAACGCTGCTTGCAAATCCCTACTTTGAACAGGCAGTTTAGGGAATGCCAGGAGCGGAAACCGTTCAGAACTGGATTAACACGAGCCAAGTTGAACTGAAATCCACTTCTCCTTTCTGTGCTCTTGCTGACTTGGGACACCCAAATAGGACAGACTGActtggtatatatatttttgcactatttctgtttgctttttataCTTACTTGCTTAAAAATCACCGTGGACAGTTTTATATGATTGCCATCGAACAAAGGCCACTTGCCTCCTGTTAGTGTAGACGACCAAGTAGTCAACACATGTGCTATGTGGGTGAAAAGCTCATTCTTCTCCCCACTTCACATGAAGGGACTGAGCTCATGCAAAAAGAGCCCCAAAGTTAAGTATGTTCTAGTTCTTTTGATTCCATACACCTGCCTTTTATTTTGGTTTGTATATTTTTAcacttgaggtgaggagaggGTGGTAGGTCCCAAGAAAAATGGCAAGATATAAAGCCTTTCGcttgaaaagaaactaaaataatcCCAAGTTTCAATAGGGGTTTCTGACCCACATCCCAAACCAgttaaacaaaaaaagcaaattagaacAGGGATGAGAAAGTTGCCTCCTAGGTGCCAATGTAAAATTCTAAAGACATATCCTGACACAGTGAGGAAGCTTAGATATGCCTTGCCATGCGCATGCTAGGGGGAAAAATGGAAACATCATTCTGGATTCATCATTCTCACACTAGGATATTTGCAGGTAGAATTGCCAATGACAACAGACTGGAAAAAGAATTATCCCTACTTCCTCCTTGGCATTATCTCAGCATTGTAGGGCAGAAGATCCTGACAGTGAAGGATAGGGAGGAGGTTAACATGTGGTTGTCATCTTGTTGTTCTGCTACACCTCTCTGTGGTTAATATCCAAACTGTATTCTTCAGCAAGCTATACTCTAtagattcatttttcttcatggaCTTTAAAATCTTAAGCCTGAACTATACTCGTTAAGAGGTATTGTTCATATACATGATACAGTCAGTCCATTCTAGGATGTCATCTTTATTCGTGGCAAATGACGTCAGTCCATTCTAGGATGTCATCTTTATTCGTGGCAAATGATGAATTTCATAAACTGCTGCTGAAAAATATTCTAGGAAAAACTTAAAAGAACTTTGCCCTGCTATGCCTGCAAGTCAAAATCAATCCCTGAATGAAAAAGTTCTAAAATGTGTCACTTCACACATAGGTAtaactgagatttttttaaaaacacacattcaATAGCCAAAAtagttatttattaataatttaaggTTTTACATTCTTATAATAAATTCCAGCTCAAAACTTTACACCACGAACATATTGGAGCAATTTAACTCTCCCTTCTTCACAATCAAATGCATTTCTCCTATCAAATGGGTAcccatgctcacacacacacttccagttttatacaaatttttttaaaggaaagaaaccaACCCAAAGTATTGCATTTGAGGTGACACTCCCTGAAGAATTTTATACAGAGGTAATATACTGTTTAGCACAGCtgaaggtttttttatttttttctttttttaaagtgagcCCATGATTTGGTGTCTTTCCAAGATTATCCCCTTTGCGACAACACaagcaaaaatatttacaaaggtaAGGCATAGTCAAActacataaagagaaaaaatcatgAGGAAGATACATGAAAAAGACTAAAGACTTCACCATAACAAGGTCTTAGTGATAATAGTGTCCATAAAGATGTCATCAGAATTGGTAAAGTCAAGCATGCTGCAAATATACCCTTTGGATTAGAAAAgagcataattttctttttttgttttgttctgttttaagaAGTGGCATACTGCTCTTTCTCCCTttggataatttcttttaaacccaatcaaaggaaaaaacaaacacaattcaAACAAACACTGTCAAGTGAGTCAAGATcaaatatttacaataatcaaatggagtatcagatttttttttccaaactgatACCACAAATACAGAGCTGAAATCTCTCTTTGGCTCCTCTATATGCAAAATTGAATTAGTCTTCATTGAAGACAATTATATAGTCAGTTCCAGATGCAAAAGGAAACAGCCTTACAAGGCCCTAAAGAACACATGCTCCTACCCTATCATTTGGTCCTACCCTATGTGCCTGGAAGTCCTCGAATCCCAGTCCCTGCATGGGTAGGCTGTACACATGGGTACAGAGCAAACCTACTGCCTGTATCTATACAGCATGTCCTGTTATTCCAAAGAGAATGGAGCAAATCTCTCTGTTAGTATTAACCAATTCCGCACTTGGTAACCTTGTCTAGTACAGACAGCTGGTGTCATTTTGACACCTGGGGCCCCACACAAAGAAAGCAGCCCAGCTGATGCTGCCAAGAGAAACTGCTGAAGGGCCAGACACATTCCAGCAAGGAGGGGTGTGGGGTCTTTCACGTAGATTGCAGAGAGTCCACCTGGTAGACATTCTGGTTGGAAGGGGTGGTAAAATACAGCTGCTGTGCTGGAACCCGGTTGTCACACGGGCTGCTGAGTCCCAGCGTCCTCTCGAAGTCCAGCAGCTGACCCATGAAGTTGAAGTTAGGGGATATGTTGGATTTTTTCATTTTGACAATGTCATAGGCATCGTTCATCGACAGATTGAGCTTCTGCATAAGGTAAGCCACGGTCACAGTGACTGAGCGGCTAATGCCAGCCAAGCAATGTACCAAGACACCACAGTTCTTGCCCCGGGCTTCATCTGTgaacacaaaaagaaaagcaagatctCAGCAGACTGAAAATCACCCTTTGTGAATGAGCAGTCTAAAAActgaacttaaaaatataataataataatagttgtgTGTGGCAGTTGAGCCCTACAAGCAGCAGAAAATGTATCATTGAAATGAAACATGTACACTGGACACAATTAcatatttcagatattttctgaAAAGAGAGCTTTTGTATTAAGTTTCTGCCAACAAAAAACTCCTTAATGGGTGCATTCTTTGCCTCAGCATGTGAATACCAGAAACCCTGCAATATGTTCGTGAATGCCTTTTATACAGACAACCAGACTGCAAGGGTCTATTAAATTATTCTCCAAATGTTGTGCAGCTAACAATGGAGGTATTCAGGCATtttaaaagagagagggaagtcACAGGGGATGGCCCATTAGGAGGAACAGGATGTCGACATGGCCTGAAAATGAGTTCCTTTGTAATAGGAAATGCATTACAATGCCTGGAGATTCACTTCTCCCAGGCTTCCAGCCCACAGTTCTTCCTGCTGGGCTCAGGTTACCCACTGTCTCACTGTTACCAGTATCACAGTATCATTCAACTGGATAACATTTAGCATTCATACTGCTTTCCAACAACTAACTTGACGTCCTAAAATAACTCCtagatgtttttaaattataaagcaatGCTGGAATTCCCGTCTATAGTGAGTACTTCTATCTGACCCTTCCCCTGAGTCCAAAGACTGGGGGAAAAATCTGTTGTCCGATTGCGAACGACTGTCAATGACTGAATTCAAAGATTCAAGAAACAGCGTTTCAAATACACCTGTGATCTGCAGCCAtgtcaaaaggcaggttttcTTCCCTTAGCAAGAAGATAAACCAGAATTAAGGACGCTCTAGGAACATTAGAGACCTGCAGTCCGACAAATAAGCAAGCAGCAAGAACGATTAACAGCTTAAACTCTATGAATGGCTaggaattttacatttaaatgtcaGAGCGATGACTATTAATTAGTCTCACCTATGAAAGAAATGGCCTCAGGGAAAAACTGGGACAGGTTTTGGCTCCAGTGATCCGAGATGGGGATTTGCTTGTATTTAAACTCTCCTGCGTTCTCAAAGAGATTCGGCAAATTGGGGGTGACGTTCAAGATGTACTTGATGCCGAATTCCTCCAACACGTCCAAGTTGGTGGAGTCTTTGGCACAGCCCAAGTAGAGGAAAGGCAAGATCTCCACTGGGAAGGAAGGCTGGCTGTTGGACAGCGGACTGCCATCCGAATCTGTTGCACTATTGGGGTCTCGGTCAAGGTCAGACTCGATGTCCGAGGAAGAGTCAGAGCTGATCCGCAGGCCCCCGAGCCCCAGCACTGGCAACGGCGGCGAGCTGCTGCTACACGAGCCGTCTAGATTGGTCTCGCAATGCAGGGCGAACTCGGCTTGGAACTTACTGAAGCCACCTGCCAGAACGAGAAAAGCAATCGTGTAACCTGAGAAGCCGTAGTAGTTTTCACAGCTTGTAAGAACCGCAGCCCGGCGCAAGAAACACCACAAGCACCCTACGAACCCCCTACATACAGAACCATATTTAAGAGAAACACACTTTAAATGTGCACCCTCGGGAATGGAACGAACGGGCCCGCCTCGCCAGGGAACCCTTATTCTCTTGAATCCGGAAACAGACAAAATGGCAactttttggaatattttgagaGCTAGGATGTGCCAATTTGTATCCCCAACAATCTCTCCCGTCCTGCAAATCTTAATTCAAAATCGAAAGATAGAAAGCAGGGTGATGGTGGAGGATGTTCTGGGTAAGAAGGTGCAGAACCCGTTAGAAAGAAACCGCCGGTACCCGCAGCCGGAAGCGGGTGGATTCTGAGCCGGCCCGGTTCTCTGGTGCGGAACGCGCGGTTCGCGGCCCCTACCTCGTCGGCTGCCGGCCCCTAGGCGAGCAGCGCGGCTCCGAAGCGCCAGCTGAGCGCA
This window harbors:
- the DUSP6 gene encoding dual specificity protein phosphatase 6, whose amino-acid sequence is MIDTLRPVPFASEMAISKTVAWLNEQLELGNERLLLMDCRPQELYESSHIESAINVAIPGIMLRRLQKGNLPVRALFTRGEDRDRFTRRCGTDTVVLYDESSSDWNENTGGESVLGLLLKKLKDEGCRAFYLEGGFSKFQAEFALHCETNLDGSCSSSSPPLPVLGLGGLRISSDSSSDIESDLDRDPNSATDSDGSPLSNSQPSFPVEILPFLYLGCAKDSTNLDVLEEFGIKYILNVTPNLPNLFENAGEFKYKQIPISDHWSQNLSQFFPEAISFIDEARGKNCGVLVHCLAGISRSVTVTVAYLMQKLNLSMNDAYDIVKMKKSNISPNFNFMGQLLDFERTLGLSSPCDNRVPAQQLYFTTPSNQNVYQVDSLQST